The Flammeovirga pectinis genomic interval TTTTTTAAACTTTATAGAGAAAATTATTCATCGTTTAGTTCAAAAAAAATAGCAACGATTGATGATATTAACGACATAGAGGATGAAGAAATAATAAATATTTTAAAAACATCAAATACCGTTATTTACGCATCAAATGATGACTATCCTAACAATGAAGAAATACTAGAAAAAGGTATAATTGTAACGTGGTCTGAAATAATCTCCAATACAAAGATACAGAACAATAGAGATTTAAATAAAGCATTAATGACCTCAATTGGAGGTTATAAAAAAAAGTTGCAGCGAGAAGATTTACTAGAAATTTTAAATAATCATACCATTAACAATGAGATATGGCATCCGACCGAAGGTTTATTTGACACCTTTAGTATTTCATTGATATATAAACTTTTAATTCATATAAATATTAAAAGTGTTATAATAGAAGATGAAACATATGAAAATTCGAGAACAATTGACATTCAAACACTTACTGAAAAAGAATTTCAAGAAATGATTAACAGTGATGATTACTATATTTATACAGATGACAAATCATTGCTGTTTTCTATTAGTTGGGATTTTTTCTTCTTTTTTATAGCCATAAATGAAAATGTAATCTCTAAAGAACTTGTAGAAAATATATTTGAGGGTTTTTGGGCTAATGAAAAAACGAATCATTTATGGACATGGAAAGAAGGTGAAATGGAAAAAATATTAAATACATAAAATTTACTCGTGGTAACATCAACTAAATCTGCATATCGGCCGACACGTCCTCTTCGCAGTTTAGTCAACGCGTTACACAACATAAAGTCAAAATATCAGATAATGTCAAAGTTTCTTATATTATTAATTTTAGTATCTCATTCTGTTATTGGGCAAAATGTAAAAACAGATAAAAACAATAATAATGTAATGGAACAGTTCCATCAATATTATTCATATATTCCTAAACCATCTACAACCAACACATCATTAGAAAGTTTAAAATCAAAATATTATTCATTTAATGATTACTCAATAGAAAAATTATCTGTTTTTTATGACCGTAACTCACAATCAATTAATGATTTAATTTTTTTAGAAAGGCAGATAATAACTTTAAGCGAAAACTTATTTAAAGAACATAAATATATATTACTACAAGCAACTGGAGGAGCTAAAGGGTGTATTAAACCATGGTATGAGGAGAAAAAAATAAAAAATATAGATATCAAAATAATAAGGCTATGTGCTGGTTGTCTTGAATTTAAGTCAACAAATTATCTGGCTAGAATTTATAATGGAGTAATGAAAAAATTATCATGTATTGACCCTGAACCTAAGCATATAAAATACAAATCAAATAACTATGAGAAGAACTTTAAAACAATATTAGATTTTGATTTGGTCAACAGGTCTTATACTATCACCAATATTGAAACACAAGAAACAATAGATATGGGCTTTTGGACTGAAAAAAACAGGAGCTATTATTTAGTTTCTACAATAAATGACACAAGAATCGAGAAGTATGAGATGACAAATAATACTTTAAAAAGTAAAAATCTTGGTAAATTTAAATTGTTAATGTAACGTTGTGTAACAACAACTAAATCTGCATATCGGCCGACACGTCCGCTTCGCAGTTTAGT includes:
- a CDS encoding DUF2711 family protein, giving the protein MKVIEDKNLYPDEKTPLLNHYSDFDSVYIALLPFFKLYRENYSSFSSKKIATIDDINDIEDEEIINILKTSNTVIYASNDDYPNNEEILEKGIIVTWSEIISNTKIQNNRDLNKALMTSIGGYKKKLQREDLLEILNNHTINNEIWHPTEGLFDTFSISLIYKLLIHINIKSVIIEDETYENSRTIDIQTLTEKEFQEMINSDDYYIYTDDKSLLFSISWDFFFFFIAINENVISKELVENIFEGFWANEKTNHLWTWKEGEMEKILNT